Proteins from one Pseudomonas sp. KBS0710 genomic window:
- a CDS encoding YbaB/EbfC family nucleoid-associated protein, giving the protein MMKGGMAGLMKQAQQMQEKMAKMQEELANAEVTGKAGGDMVSVVMTGRHDIKRVSIDPSVLPGVGEDDLEMLEALFAAAVNDAVRKIEANSQEKMGGVTAGMQLPPGMKLPF; this is encoded by the coding sequence ATGATGAAAGGTGGCATGGCCGGCCTGATGAAGCAGGCGCAGCAGATGCAGGAAAAGATGGCCAAGATGCAGGAAGAACTGGCCAACGCCGAAGTCACCGGTAAAGCCGGTGGCGATATGGTCAGCGTGGTGATGACCGGTCGTCACGACATCAAGCGCGTAAGTATCGACCCAAGCGTGTTGCCTGGCGTGGGCGAAGATGACCTGGAAATGCTCGAAGCGCTGTTCGCCGCGGCCGTCAACGACGCCGTGCGCAAGATCGAAGCCAACAGCCAGGAAAAAATGGGCGGCGTCACCGCCGGCATGCAACTGCCGCCGGGCATGAAGCTGCCGTTCTGA